One genomic region from Streptomyces sp. NBC_00457 encodes:
- a CDS encoding DUF2550 domain-containing protein yields MVLALTVCGIVVALVVVGLFVFGLRRRLIQRSGGTFDCSLRWDVPEKTDTSGKGWSYGVARYNGDRVEWYRVFSYAYRPRRILERAAIEVAGRRLPEGEEELALLSDAVILTCLHRGTRLELAMSEDALTGFLAWLEAAPPGQRVNVA; encoded by the coding sequence ATGGTCCTCGCTCTGACTGTGTGCGGAATTGTCGTCGCCCTCGTGGTGGTGGGGCTGTTCGTCTTCGGCCTGCGCCGCAGGCTCATCCAGCGCTCCGGCGGCACCTTCGACTGCTCCCTGCGCTGGGACGTCCCGGAGAAGACCGACACCAGCGGCAAGGGCTGGAGCTACGGCGTCGCCCGCTACAACGGCGACCGCGTCGAGTGGTACCGCGTCTTCTCCTACGCCTACCGCCCCCGCCGCATCCTGGAGCGCGCCGCGATCGAGGTCGCCGGCCGCCGCCTCCCCGAGGGCGAGGAGGAGCTTGCGCTGCTCTCCGACGCGGTGATCCTCACCTGTCTGCACCGGGGCACGCGCCTGGAACTCGCGATGAGCGAAGACGCGCTGACCGGTTTCCTCGCGTGGCTTGAGGCAGCCCCGCCCGGTCAGCGCGTCAATGTTGCTTAA
- a CDS encoding F0F1 ATP synthase subunit epsilon, producing the protein MAAELHVALVAADREVWSGEATLVVARTTSGDIGVMPGHQPLLGVLESGPVTIRTSDGGTVVAAVHGGFISFADNKLSLLAEIAELSDEIDVQRAERELERAKAEGDATAERRADVRLRAAAAS; encoded by the coding sequence TTGGCTGCTGAGCTGCACGTCGCGCTGGTCGCGGCCGACCGAGAGGTCTGGTCCGGCGAGGCCACCCTGGTCGTCGCGCGCACCACGTCCGGCGACATCGGCGTCATGCCCGGTCACCAGCCGCTGCTCGGTGTGCTGGAGTCGGGCCCGGTGACCATCCGTACGAGTGATGGTGGGACGGTCGTCGCCGCGGTGCACGGCGGTTTCATCTCGTTCGCGGACAACAAGCTGTCGTTGCTGGCCGAGATCGCCGAGCTGTCGGACGAGATCGATGTCCAGCGCGCCGAGCGAGAGCTCGAACGCGCGAAGGCGGAGGGCGATGCCACCGCCGAGCGGCGCGCAGACGTACGACTGCGTGCGGCGGCGGCGAGCTGA
- the atpD gene encoding F0F1 ATP synthase subunit beta, with translation MTTTVETATATGRVARVIGPVVDVEFPVDAMPEIYNALHVEVADPALAGEKKTLTLEVAQHLGDGLVRAISMQPTDGLVRQAPVTDTGKGITVPVGDFTKGKVFNTLGEVLNSDDTYDGERWSIHRKAPAFDQLESKTEMFETGLKVVDLLTPYVKGGKIGLFGGAGVGKTVLIQEMIMRVANLHEGVSVFAGVGERTREGNDLIAEMEESGVLDKTALVFGQMDEPPGTRLRVALAGLTMAEYFRDVQKQDVLFFIDNIFRFTQAGSEVSTLLGRMPSAVGYQPNLADEMGQLQERITSTRGHSITSMQAIYVPADDLTDPAPATTFAHLDATTVLSRPISEKGIYPAVDPLDSTSRILDPRYIAQDHYDAAMRVKTILQKYKDLQDIIAILGIDELGEEDKLVVHRARRVERFLSQNTHAAKQFTGVDGSDVPLEESIAAFNSICDGEYDHFPEQAFFMCGGLEDLRKNAKELGVS, from the coding sequence ATGACCACCACTGTTGAGACCGCGACGGCTACGGGCCGCGTCGCCCGGGTCATCGGCCCGGTCGTCGACGTGGAGTTCCCCGTCGACGCGATGCCGGAGATCTACAACGCCCTCCACGTCGAGGTCGCCGACCCGGCGCTCGCGGGCGAGAAGAAGACGCTGACCCTGGAGGTCGCCCAGCACCTGGGTGACGGCCTGGTCCGCGCCATCTCCATGCAGCCCACCGACGGCCTGGTCCGTCAGGCGCCGGTGACCGACACGGGCAAGGGCATCACCGTCCCGGTCGGCGACTTCACCAAGGGCAAGGTGTTCAACACCCTCGGTGAGGTGCTGAACAGCGACGACACCTACGACGGCGAGCGGTGGTCCATCCACCGCAAGGCCCCCGCCTTCGACCAGCTCGAGTCCAAGACCGAGATGTTCGAGACCGGCCTGAAGGTCGTCGACCTGCTGACCCCGTACGTCAAGGGCGGCAAGATCGGTCTGTTCGGTGGTGCCGGTGTCGGCAAGACCGTGCTGATCCAGGAAATGATCATGCGTGTCGCCAACCTCCACGAGGGCGTCTCCGTCTTCGCGGGCGTCGGCGAGCGCACCCGTGAGGGCAACGACCTCATCGCGGAGATGGAAGAGTCCGGCGTTCTGGACAAGACCGCGCTGGTCTTCGGTCAGATGGACGAGCCCCCGGGCACCCGCCTTCGTGTGGCCCTGGCCGGTCTGACCATGGCGGAGTACTTCCGCGATGTGCAGAAGCAGGACGTGTTGTTCTTCATCGACAACATCTTCCGCTTCACCCAGGCCGGTTCCGAGGTGTCCACCCTGCTCGGCCGTATGCCGTCCGCGGTGGGTTACCAGCCGAACCTGGCGGACGAGATGGGTCAGCTGCAGGAGCGGATCACCTCGACGCGTGGTCACTCGATCACCTCGATGCAGGCGATCTACGTCCCCGCGGACGACCTGACCGACCCGGCCCCGGCCACCACGTTCGCCCACCTCGACGCGACGACGGTTCTCTCCCGTCCGATCTCCGAGAAGGGCATCTACCCGGCCGTGGACCCGCTGGACTCCACGTCCCGCATCCTGGACCCGCGCTACATCGCGCAGGACCACTACGACGCCGCCATGCGCGTCAAGACGATCCTGCAGAAGTACAAGGACCTCCAGGACATCATTGCGATCCTCGGTATCGACGAGCTGGGCGAGGAGGACAAGCTCGTCGTCCACCGTGCCCGTCGCGTGGAGCGCTTCCTGTCCCAGAACACCCACGCCGCCAAGCAGTTCACCGGCGTGGACGGTTCGGACGTACCGCTGGAAGAGTCGATCGCCGCGTTCAACTCGATCTGCGACGGTGAGTACGACCACTTCCCGGAGCAGGCGTTCTTCATGTGCGGTGGTCTCGAGGACCTGCGCAAGAACGCGAAGGAGCTGGGCGTCTCCTGA
- a CDS encoding F0F1 ATP synthase subunit gamma, protein MGAQLRVYKRRIRSVTATKKITKAMEMIAASRVVKAQRKVAASTPYARELTRAVTAVGTGSNTKHPLTTQADTVTRSAVLLLTSDRGLAGAFNSNAIKAAEQLTERLEREGKQVDVYIVGRRGVAHYNFRERKIAESWTGFTDQPSYADAKKVAAPLIEAIETETAEGGVDELHIVYTEFVSMMTQTAQDARLLPLSLEEVAQEAPKGEILPLYDFEPSAEDVLDALLPRYVESRIYNALLQSAASKHAATRRAMKSATDNAGDLIENLTRLANQARQAEITQEISEIVGGASALADATAGSDY, encoded by the coding sequence ATGGGAGCCCAGCTCCGGGTCTACAAGCGTCGCATCCGATCCGTCACCGCGACCAAGAAGATCACCAAGGCGATGGAGATGATCGCCGCCTCGCGCGTCGTCAAGGCGCAGCGCAAGGTGGCGGCGTCCACGCCGTACGCGCGGGAACTGACCCGCGCGGTCACGGCGGTCGGTACCGGCTCGAACACCAAGCACCCGCTGACCACCCAGGCCGACACGGTCACCCGGTCCGCGGTGCTGCTCCTGACGAGCGACCGTGGTCTCGCCGGTGCCTTCAACTCCAACGCCATCAAGGCGGCGGAGCAGCTGACCGAGCGCCTGGAGCGCGAGGGCAAGCAGGTCGACGTCTACATCGTCGGCCGGCGCGGTGTCGCCCACTACAACTTCCGTGAGCGCAAGATCGCGGAGTCGTGGACCGGGTTCACGGACCAGCCGTCGTACGCGGACGCCAAGAAGGTCGCGGCCCCGCTGATCGAGGCCATCGAGACGGAGACGGCCGAGGGCGGCGTGGACGAGCTCCACATCGTCTACACCGAGTTCGTGTCGATGATGACGCAGACGGCGCAGGACGCGCGCCTGCTGCCGCTCAGCCTCGAAGAGGTCGCACAGGAGGCGCCGAAGGGCGAGATCCTCCCTCTGTACGACTTCGAGCCCTCGGCGGAGGACGTCCTCGACGCCCTGCTGCCGCGGTACGTGGAAAGCCGTATCTACAACGCGCTGCTCCAGTCGGCCGCTTCGAAGCACGCCGCCACGCGGCGCGCGATGAAGTCGGCCACCGACAACGCCGGCGACCTCATCGAGAACCTCACCCGGCTTGCCAACCAGGCCCGCCAGGCCGAAATCACCCAGGAAATCAGCGAGATCGTCGGAGGCGCGAGCGCCCTGGCCGACGCGACCGCGGGGAGTGACTACTAA
- the atpA gene encoding F0F1 ATP synthase subunit alpha, whose protein sequence is MAELTIRPEEIRDALETFVQSYKPDAASREEVGTVTLAGDGIAKVEGLPSAMANELLKFEDGTLGLALNLEEREIGAIVLGEFSGIEEGQPVQRTGEVLSVAVGEGYLGRVVDPLGTPIDGLGEIETDSRRALELQAPGVMVRKSVHEPMETGYKAVDTMTPIGRGQRQLIIGDRQTGKTALAVDTIINQRDNWRTGDPNKQVRCIYVAIGQKGSTIASVRGALEEAGALEYTTIVAAPASDPAGFKYLAPYTGSAIGQHWMYQGKHVLIIFDDLSKQADAYRAVSLLLRRPPGREAYPGDVFYLHSRLLERCAKLSDEMGAGSMTGLPIVETKANDVSAFIPTNVISITDGQCFLESDLFNAGQRPALNVGISVSRVGGSAQHKAIRQVSGRLRVDLAQFRELEAFAAFGSDLDAASKAQLERGQRMVELLKQPQYQPMATEDQVVSIWAGTTGKMDEVPVNDIRRFEKELLEYLHRKEQGLLTSIREGGKMSDDTLQALADGVAEFKKQFETSDGKLLGEESAVSVSK, encoded by the coding sequence ATGGCGGAGCTCACGATCCGGCCGGAGGAGATCCGGGACGCGCTGGAGACGTTTGTCCAGTCGTACAAGCCGGACGCGGCCTCGCGCGAGGAGGTCGGTACGGTCACCCTTGCCGGCGACGGCATCGCGAAGGTCGAGGGTCTTCCCTCGGCCATGGCCAACGAACTGCTGAAGTTCGAGGACGGCACCCTCGGCCTCGCGCTCAACCTGGAAGAGCGCGAGATCGGCGCCATCGTCCTCGGTGAGTTCAGCGGCATCGAGGAGGGCCAGCCGGTGCAGCGCACCGGTGAGGTGCTCTCCGTGGCTGTCGGCGAGGGCTACCTCGGCCGCGTGGTCGACCCGCTCGGCACCCCGATCGACGGCCTCGGCGAGATCGAGACCGACAGTCGCCGCGCCCTCGAGCTGCAGGCCCCGGGCGTCATGGTCCGTAAGTCGGTGCACGAGCCGATGGAGACCGGCTACAAGGCCGTCGACACGATGACCCCGATCGGCCGTGGTCAGCGTCAGCTGATCATCGGTGACCGGCAGACCGGCAAGACCGCTCTGGCCGTCGACACGATCATCAACCAGCGCGACAACTGGCGCACGGGCGACCCGAACAAGCAGGTCCGCTGCATCTACGTCGCCATCGGTCAGAAGGGCTCGACCATCGCCTCCGTGCGTGGTGCCCTCGAAGAGGCCGGCGCTCTGGAGTACACGACCATCGTCGCCGCCCCGGCGTCCGACCCGGCCGGCTTCAAGTACCTGGCGCCGTACACCGGTTCGGCCATCGGCCAGCACTGGATGTACCAGGGCAAGCACGTCCTGATCATCTTCGACGACCTCTCCAAGCAGGCCGACGCCTACCGCGCCGTGTCCCTGCTGCTGCGCCGCCCGCCGGGCCGTGAGGCCTACCCGGGTGACGTCTTCTACCTGCACTCCCGTCTGCTGGAGCGCTGCGCGAAGCTGTCCGACGAGATGGGCGCCGGCTCGATGACCGGTCTGCCGATCGTCGAGACCAAGGCCAACGACGTCTCGGCGTTCATCCCGACCAACGTCATCTCCATCACCGACGGCCAGTGCTTCCTGGAGTCCGACCTGTTCAACGCCGGTCAGCGTCCGGCCCTGAACGTCGGTATCTCGGTCTCCCGAGTCGGTGGCTCCGCCCAGCACAAGGCCATCCGGCAGGTTTCCGGCCGTCTGCGCGTGGACCTCGCCCAGTTCCGTGAGCTGGAGGCGTTCGCCGCCTTCGGTTCCGACCTGGACGCCGCGTCGAAGGCGCAGCTGGAGCGCGGTCAGCGCATGGTCGAGCTGCTCAAGCAGCCGCAGTACCAGCCGATGGCCACCGAGGACCAGGTCGTCTCCATCTGGGCCGGCACCACCGGCAAGATGGACGAGGTGCCGGTGAACGACATCCGCCGCTTCGAGAAGGAGCTGCTGGAGTACCTGCACCGCAAGGAGCAGGGCCTGCTCACCTCCATCCGCGAGGGCGGCAAGATGTCCGACGACACGCTGCAGGCCCTGGCCGACGGGGTCGCGGAGTTCAAGAAGCAGTTCGAGACCTCGGACGGCAAGCTGCTGGGCGAGGAATCGGCCGTCAGCGTCTCCAAGTGA
- a CDS encoding F0F1 ATP synthase subunit delta, whose protein sequence is MNGASREALAAARERLDALTDNTSVNAGSLADELAALTALLHREVSLRRVLTDPAQTGEAKADLAQRLIGGQVSGEVADLLSGMVRSRWSQSRDLVDALEELANIADFTAAQKAGTLDDVEDELFRFGRIISSNTELRAALTNRSATTSAKSELLRSLLGGRAAATTERLVTRLVTVPRGRSLEAGLESLSKLAAERRDRMVAVVTSAVPLSDGQKRRLGAALAKLYGRPMHLNLDVDPDVLGGIRVQVGDEVINGSIADRIEDAGRRLAS, encoded by the coding sequence ATGAACGGAGCGAGCCGCGAGGCCCTGGCAGCCGCACGCGAGCGTCTCGACGCGCTGACGGACAACACGTCCGTGAACGCCGGCTCGCTCGCCGACGAGCTGGCCGCCCTCACCGCGCTGCTGCACCGCGAGGTGTCGCTGCGTCGGGTCCTGACCGACCCGGCGCAGACCGGCGAGGCCAAGGCCGACCTGGCCCAGCGCCTCATCGGCGGTCAGGTCAGCGGCGAGGTCGCCGACCTGCTGTCCGGCATGGTGCGCTCCCGCTGGTCGCAGTCGCGCGACCTGGTGGACGCACTGGAGGAGCTGGCCAACATCGCCGACTTCACCGCCGCCCAGAAGGCGGGCACGCTCGACGATGTCGAGGACGAGCTGTTCCGGTTCGGCCGGATCATCTCCTCCAACACCGAGCTGCGCGCCGCGCTCACCAACCGGTCCGCGACGACCTCCGCCAAGAGCGAGCTGCTGCGCAGCCTGCTCGGTGGCCGGGCCGCCGCGACCACCGAGCGTCTGGTGACGCGCCTTGTGACCGTGCCGCGGGGACGTAGCCTGGAAGCGGGACTGGAGTCCCTCTCCAAGCTCGCCGCCGAGCGCCGCGACCGGATGGTGGCCGTGGTCACCTCGGCAGTACCGCTGAGCGACGGCCAGAAGCGGCGCCTGGGTGCCGCCCTGGCAAAGCTCTACGGCCGTCCGATGCACCTCAACCTGGACGTGGACCCCGACGTTCTCGGCGGGATCCGGGTGCAGGTCGGTGACGAGGTCATCAACGGCTCGATCGCGGACCGCATCGAGGACGCCGGCCGCCGCCTGGCGAGCTAG
- a CDS encoding F0F1 ATP synthase subunit B — translation MNSALVLLAAEGEKENPLIPPWPEVVIGLIAFVIVFGFLAKKLLPTINKVLEERREAIEGGIEKAEAAQTEAQSVLEQYKAQLAEARHEAARLRQEAQEQGATLIAEMRAEGQRQREEIIAAGHAQIEADRKAASSALRQDVGKIATDLAGKLVGESLEDHARQSRVIDRFLDELEEKAEATR, via the coding sequence GTGAACTCCGCCCTGGTTTTGCTGGCGGCTGAGGGTGAGAAGGAGAACCCCCTCATCCCGCCGTGGCCGGAAGTTGTCATCGGCCTCATCGCTTTCGTCATCGTCTTCGGCTTCCTCGCCAAGAAGCTCCTCCCGACCATCAACAAGGTTCTGGAAGAGCGTCGCGAGGCCATCGAGGGCGGTATCGAAAAGGCCGAGGCCGCGCAGACCGAGGCCCAGAGCGTCCTTGAGCAGTACAAGGCCCAGCTCGCCGAGGCCCGGCACGAGGCCGCGCGACTGCGCCAGGAGGCGCAGGAGCAGGGCGCCACGCTCATCGCCGAGATGCGCGCGGAGGGCCAGCGGCAGCGTGAGGAGATCATCGCCGCCGGTCACGCGCAGATCGAGGCCGACCGCAAGGCCGCCTCGTCGGCGCTGCGCCAGGACGTCGGCAAGATCGCCACCGACCTGGCCGGCAAGCTCGTCGGCGAGTCCCTCGAGGACCACGCCCGGCAGAGCCGTGTGATCGACCGCTTCCTCGACGAGCTCGAGGAGAAGGCCGAGGCCACCCGATGA
- the atpE gene encoding ATP synthase F0 subunit C: MSNLAAVTGDLGSVGYGLAAIGPGVGVGIIFGNGTQALARQPEAAGLIRANQILGFAFCEALALIGLVMPFVY, translated from the coding sequence ATGTCCAACCTTGCTGCTGTCACCGGTGACCTCGGTTCCGTCGGTTACGGTCTTGCGGCCATCGGCCCCGGCGTCGGCGTTGGCATCATCTTCGGTAACGGCACCCAGGCCCTCGCCCGCCAGCCCGAGGCGGCCGGTCTGATCCGCGCCAACCAGATCCTCGGCTTCGCCTTCTGTGAGGCGCTCGCCCTGATCGGTCTCGTCATGCCGTTCGTCTACTAA
- the atpB gene encoding F0F1 ATP synthase subunit A encodes MKEPAVSADPTQALAFDTNCHLFDGCGFDTVAPGLHSFLFEPLMGDADGNAFYFNKPMLLALLGSIIVVGFFWAAFARPKVVPGKLQMIAEAGYDFVRRGIVYETIGKKEGEKYVPLAVSLFFFIWMMNLWSIVPVAAFPVTSIIAYPLVLALIVYILWVSLTFKRHGFVGAFKNFSGYDKSLGAVLPLSMTIELASNLLVRPFTHAVRLFANMFAGHTLLLLFTIASWYMLNGIGIAYSGVSFVMVIVMTAFELFIQAVQAYVFVLLTCTFIQGALAEHH; translated from the coding sequence ATGAAGGAGCCCGCGGTGAGTGCTGACCCGACGCAGGCCCTCGCCTTCGACACGAACTGCCACCTCTTCGACGGATGTGGCTTCGACACTGTCGCCCCGGGCCTGCACTCGTTCCTGTTCGAGCCGCTCATGGGCGACGCGGACGGCAACGCCTTCTATTTCAACAAGCCGATGCTGCTCGCCCTGCTGGGTTCGATCATCGTGGTGGGCTTCTTCTGGGCCGCGTTCGCCCGGCCGAAGGTCGTCCCCGGCAAGCTCCAGATGATCGCCGAAGCCGGCTACGACTTCGTACGCCGCGGCATCGTCTACGAGACGATCGGCAAGAAGGAGGGCGAGAAGTACGTTCCGCTCGCCGTCTCCCTCTTCTTCTTCATCTGGATGATGAACCTCTGGTCCATCGTCCCGGTCGCCGCCTTCCCGGTGACGTCGATCATCGCCTACCCGCTGGTCCTGGCGCTGATCGTCTACATCCTGTGGGTCTCGCTGACCTTCAAGCGGCACGGCTTCGTCGGAGCCTTCAAGAACTTCTCCGGCTACGACAAGTCGCTGGGCGCGGTGCTCCCGCTGTCCATGACCATCGAGCTCGCCTCGAACCTGCTGGTCCGTCCGTTCACGCACGCGGTGCGACTCTTCGCGAACATGTTCGCGGGGCACACGCTGCTGCTGCTGTTCACCATCGCCAGCTGGTACATGCTCAACGGCATCGGTATCGCCTACTCAGGTGTCTCGTTCGTGATGGTCATCGTGATGACCGCCTTCGAGCTCTTCATCCAGGCGGTTCAGGCGTACGTCTTCGTCCTCCTGACCTGCACCTTCATCCAGGGCGCGCTCGCCGAGCACCACTGA